A single genomic interval of Arctopsyche grandis isolate Sample6627 unplaced genomic scaffold, ASM5162203v2 HiC_scaffold_159, whole genome shotgun sequence harbors:
- the LOC143922022 gene encoding uncharacterized protein LOC143922022, protein MCHQDEGWTEALPTVLLGIRSAWKEDLNATSAELVYGQPLRLPGEFLAPQRNGGPNTAELAERLRSQMARLRPSPPRRHGTRSTFIFKDLHTSDQVFLRHDAAKGPLQPPYDGPYRVLKRGPKFFTLRIKDSNVTVTVDRIKPAYMESSGEPPERAERTPQENAIRKWQPHRRGWQHRSPWLRQSSYWSHVVTHHAETGHTKKLITRKLVTPKNLKLVVIGRVKGFDRFPDYGNSVEFGRKCLLLDYRSVHT, encoded by the exons AAGACCTTAATGCCACGTCAGCAGAACTGGTATATGGTCAACCGCTACGGCTACCGGGAGAGTTTCTGGCTCCACAACGAAACGGAGGACCCAACACAGCGGAACTAGCAGAGAGATTGCGGTCCCAAATGGCGAGGTTGAGACCCAGTCCACCGCGGCGCCATGGAACAAGATCAACCTTTATCTTCAAAGACCTGCACACCAGTGATCAGGTGTTCCTGAGACACGATGCTGCCAAGGGTCCGTTACAGCCTCCATACGATGGTCCATACAGGGTGTTGAAGAGGGGACCGAAGTTCTTCACACTGAGAATTAAGGATTCCAATGTCACCGTAACGGTAGACCGCATAAAGCCGGCATACATGGAAAGCAGCGGAGAGCCCCCAGAGAGAGCAGAGAGAACCCCCCAAGAAAATGCAATTCGCAAATGGCAACCCCATAGAAGAGGGTGGCAACACCGGTCGCCATGGTTACGGCAGTCGAGCT ATTGGTCACACGTCGTCACTCATCACGCTGAAACTGGTCACACTAAAAAATtgatcacgagaaaactggtcacacccaaaaatttaaaattggtggTTATAGGGCGGGTTAAAGGTTTCGATCGTTTCCCGGACTATGGAAACTCAGTTGAGTTTGGAAGAAAATGTTTATTGCTCGATTATAGGTcggttcatacttaa
- the LOC143922024 gene encoding diphthine methyl ester synthase-like isoform X2 has product MLFLVGLGLGDARDITVRGLEAVKGCHKVYLEAYTSQLTVGHKALEEFYGREIIVADRELCESGTDELLNGSKDQDVALLVVGDPLGATTHTDILLRAKQKNIPYKVIQNASIINAVGCCGLQLYSFGETISIPFWTDNWKPDSFFDKILGNYTRGLHTLCLLDIKVKEPTEESLTKKVKVYMEPRFMSTSQACQQLIEIIQNRTENTDLTVDSLVVGLARVGAETQKIAACTMRQMCETDLGPPLHSLVIPARVLHPLEEEFLEQFKLDV; this is encoded by the exons ATGTTATTCCTGGTAGGTCTAGGGTTGGGAGACGCGCGCGACATCACAGTGCGAGGCCTGGAAGCCGTTAAGGGTTGCCACAAAGTATACTTGGAAGCCTACACTTCCCAACTCACCGTCGGACACAAAGCCCTA GAGGAGTTCTACGGAAGGGAGATCATCGTCGCCGACCGAGAACTTTGCGAAAGTGGCACTGACGAATTACTCAACGGTAGCAAAGATCAAGATGTTGCACTACTAGTAGTCGGAGACCCGCTCGGAGCCACTACCCATACCGATATACTATTAAGAGCCAAGCAAAAGAACATCCCATACAAG GTGATTCAAAATGCTTCTATTATAAACGCCGTAGGATGCTGTGGATTGCAGTTATACTCTTTTGGAGAAACTATATCAATTCCGTTCTGGACCGATAATTGGAAGCCCGATAGTTTCTTTGATAAAATTCTAGGCAACTATACAAGAGGCTTACATACACTATGCCTTTTAG ataTCAAAGTTAAAGAACCCACTGAGGAGAGCTTGACGAAGAAAGTCAAAGTATATATGGAGCCGAGATTTATGTCGACGAGTCAAGCATGCCAGcaattaatagaaattatacaaaataggACTGAAAATACag ATCTGACGGTGGACTCGTTGGTCGTCGGCTTGGCCAGAGTCGGCGCGGAGACGCAGAAAATAGCCGCCTGCACGATGAGGCAAATGTGCGAGACGGATTTGGGCCCGCCGTTGCACAGCCTAGTGATACCGGCCAGAGTTTTGCATCCGCTCGAGGAGGAATTCCTCGAGCAATTCAAACTTGATGTATGA
- the LOC143922024 gene encoding diphthine methyl ester synthase-like isoform X1 — translation MLFLVGLGLGDARDITVRGLEAVKGCHKVYLEAYTSQLTVGHKALEEFYGREIIVADRELCESGTDELLNGSKDQDVALLVVGDPLGATTHTDILLRAKQKNIPYKVIQNASIINAVGCCGLQLYSFGETISIPFWTDNWKPDSFFDKILGNYTRGLHTLCLLDIKVKEPTEESLTKKVKVYMEPRFMSTSQACQQLIEIIQNRTENTVSDLTVDSLVVGLARVGAETQKIAACTMRQMCETDLGPPLHSLVIPARVLHPLEEEFLEQFKLDV, via the exons ATGTTATTCCTGGTAGGTCTAGGGTTGGGAGACGCGCGCGACATCACAGTGCGAGGCCTGGAAGCCGTTAAGGGTTGCCACAAAGTATACTTGGAAGCCTACACTTCCCAACTCACCGTCGGACACAAAGCCCTA GAGGAGTTCTACGGAAGGGAGATCATCGTCGCCGACCGAGAACTTTGCGAAAGTGGCACTGACGAATTACTCAACGGTAGCAAAGATCAAGATGTTGCACTACTAGTAGTCGGAGACCCGCTCGGAGCCACTACCCATACCGATATACTATTAAGAGCCAAGCAAAAGAACATCCCATACAAG GTGATTCAAAATGCTTCTATTATAAACGCCGTAGGATGCTGTGGATTGCAGTTATACTCTTTTGGAGAAACTATATCAATTCCGTTCTGGACCGATAATTGGAAGCCCGATAGTTTCTTTGATAAAATTCTAGGCAACTATACAAGAGGCTTACATACACTATGCCTTTTAG ataTCAAAGTTAAAGAACCCACTGAGGAGAGCTTGACGAAGAAAGTCAAAGTATATATGGAGCCGAGATTTATGTCGACGAGTCAAGCATGCCAGcaattaatagaaattatacaaaataggACTGAAAATACag TTTCAGATCTGACGGTGGACTCGTTGGTCGTCGGCTTGGCCAGAGTCGGCGCGGAGACGCAGAAAATAGCCGCCTGCACGATGAGGCAAATGTGCGAGACGGATTTGGGCCCGCCGTTGCACAGCCTAGTGATACCGGCCAGAGTTTTGCATCCGCTCGAGGAGGAATTCCTCGAGCAATTCAAACTTGATGTATGA
- the LOC143922025 gene encoding rap guanine nucleotide exchange factor 2-like, whose translation MGLVISLINIVHITGKMGKCIIKSCTMHSNTHNKQHGIHFHRVPKDSQLREKWVNIIRKWRRATDWLPTPNTIICSNHFRAEDVLTLSKCVRLKKYAIPISEIGEMTSVHSSLDMDGELDLSGLLESIVDSDEEEDFEETVSLTVRDAVRDCLEKDHFERNEDDVETLLEFTQLLKAFTNMTLTVRRALCSLMEFAVVEKAGTIVMNDGEEHDSWFVLINGHVEIKHPSGEIENLRVGDSFGTLEATLEKLHHRGIMTTRCDDCQFVCITQID comes from the exons ATGGGGCTGGTCATATCTCTGATAAACATTGTTCATATTACTGGCAAGATGGGGAAGTGCATCATTAAaagttgcacaatgcattcaaatacacacaacaaacaacatggaatacattttcatag AGTTCCTAAGGACAGCCAATTACGAGAAAAGTGGGTAAACATAATCCGCAAATGGAGAAGAGCAACCGATTGgctaccaacgcccaacaccattATATGCTCAAACCATTTTAGAGCTGAAGATGTTTTAACTTTATCGAAATGTGTCaggttaaaaaaatatgcaattccAATATCGGAG ATTGGAGAGATGACGTCCGTGCACAGCTCCCTCGACATGGACGGCGAACTCGACCTATCCGGTCTGCTGGAGTCCATCGTCGACTCGGACGAAGAGGAGGACTTCGAGGAGACCGTCAGTCTTACGGTGAGGGACGCCGTTCGAGACTGCCTCGAAAAAGATCATTTCGAGAGGAACGAAGACGACGTGGAAACCTTGTTAGAATTCACCCAGCTTCTGAAGGCGTTCACGAACATGACTCTAACTGTTCGACGAGCTCTCTGCTCCCTCATGGAGTTCGCCGTCGTCGAGAAAGCTGGCACTATAGTGATGAACGACGGCGAGGAACACGACTCGTGGTTCGTTCTCATCAATGGACACGTCGAAATCAAACACCCGAGCGGAGAGATTGAAAATTTACGCGTCGGAGACAGCTTCGGCACGTTGGAGGCGACGTTGGAGAAGCTGCACCATCGAGGCATCATGACGACCAGATGCGACGATTGCCAATTCGTCTGCATCACGCAGATAGACTAA